The DNA window AGGATTAGCCTGCACCAATGGAGAACGATTGGATTTTTACGGATTGGAATCGGGATTAGATTTAAATGTACGTTCGGTTTTTTGCGATGCTTCAGGACAGATTTATGCCGGCACAAGAAATGGATTGTATCAATTTAAAGGGTCGCGTTTTGAACCGGTTTCATTTAACGGAACAACAGAATATAACATAAGCGCACTTGCCGAGGATAACAATGGAAAATTGTGGATCGGTACTTATGATGAAGGCGTATTTCATGAAAACGATGAAGGAGATTTTACCAACTATACCTCTTTTGAAGGATTAATAAATGATGGCGTGCGCACCATTTTTGTAGACAAGGATCAGCAGGTGTGGTTTGGTACAAAAGGTGGGGTAAGTAAATTTAATGGACGATCCTTTCAGAATTTCGGTATACAACAAGGACTAATCAATAACAACATCAAATTTATTGGTCAGGATTCAGAAGGAAATATTTGGTTTGGTACCGATGGAAAAGGGATTTTAAAATTATCCGGAGAAGCATTTACAACCTATACAGTTGCAGATGGATTAAGCTCCGATTTTGTAATGTCCATAACCGAGGCAGAAGATCATGCGCTCTGGTTTGCCACCTATGGTGAAGGCGTGGTCCGCTATGCCGATGGTGTTTTTTCTGTTTATACAGATGAAAATGGCCTTGCTAATAATACGGTTTGGAGTTGTGTCCGTTCAGGTTCAAAAATTTGGTTCGGAACATCTAATGGAGTTTCCGTTTTCGATGGAAAAAAATTTACCAGTTACACCACCGATGATGGTTTATTATCGAACAAAGTTACCTCGCTTTATGCAGATCCGCAAGGAAGAATCTGGATTGGAAATCGTGATGGATTATCGGTTTTCTATAATGGAGAAATAAAAAATTATTCCGATGCGGATGGATTGGTTGGTGGAAATATCCGGGGAATTTTTAAAGATAAAAGTGGAATGATTTGGTTGGGTGGTGCCAGCGGATTGTTTTCGTTTAACGGAGAGAAATTTCAGCAGTACCGTTTCGATGACAGCATTCCGGATAACACCGTTTATTGCATCATTTCAGATCAAACTGCAAATGGATTATGGGTTGGAACAAAATATGGATTGTTTCATTTTACCAATGGAAAATTCACCAATGTGTCGCTCGGTGAAAGCGTAAATGCAAACAATATTAATTTCCTTATCAGCGAAGGAGAAATGATTTGGGTGGGGACAAACAGCGGAATATTTCAGCTGAACGGAAGGGTTTTTATTGAAGAAAATAAAACTGTTTTTAGAAATTTTTCCCGACTCGAAGGTGTTCGTGGTTTAGAAAGCAACATGAACGCCGCTTTTCGCGATTCGCGTGGAATGTACTGGTTCGGTACCGATGGTGGATTAGTGCGTTATGATCCTGTTAAATTAAATAAAAACGGAAACCAGATTGAACCCTTCATTCACATCACCGGAGTGAAATTATTTTTTGATGAGGTTGACTGGAAAAAATATGCGAAAAATTTTAATTCAGAAACAGGTTTAGCTGTTGATCCAATTGTTCCTTACAATAAAAATCACTTTACGTTTTACTTCACGGGTATCAGTCATACCAACCCACAAAAAGTAAAATACCGCTTCATATTGGAAGGTTTCGATCAGGACTGGTCGCCTATTACCGATGCACGTTCCATTACCTACTCTAACCTTCCTGGAGGATCTTACATCTTTAAGGTGATTGCCTGTAATGATTCCGGGATATGGACCAGTACACCTGCAACTTTTTCATTCGTAATTACGCCTCCATTTTGGAATACCTGGTGGTTTTTTATTTTAATCGGATTGGTAATTCTCTTTTCTGTTTATCTGGTTTATAGATGGCGAATTGCGGTAATTCGCAGAAATAATGAACGAGATCAATTAATATATAAATCGAAACTTCTGAGTTTGGAGCAACAAACATTAAATGCATCCATGAACCGCCATTTTATTTTTAATGCATTAAATTCTATTCAGTATTACATCAACAAACAAGATAAACTCGAGGCCAATCGTTACCTCACGAGTTTTGCAAAATTGATCCGTAAAAATCTCGATAGTTCGGCATCCGGAAATCTGGTTACTTTATCTGAAGAATTAGAAAGGTTGGAATTGTATTTGTCGCTCGAAAACATGCGATTTAAAAACAAATTTTATTACGAACTTTTCCTCGATGAAAACATCGACACCGAAGGAGTAATGATTCCACCGATGTTACTGCAGCCTTATGTAGAAAATGCTATTTGGCACGGAATATTACCAATGGATCACCCCGGAACGATTTGGATTAAAATCATCCCTAACGACGACCGTTCAATTCGTATTACCATCACCGATGATGGGATAGGGATCAATACTAGCCTGAAATCAAAGGAAAAGCATGGGGCCGACCATATTTCCCGGGGAATACAAATTACGAGCGGACGCCTTTCGGTTCTTAAAAAACTGACCAATGAGAACCTTCGCATCGACGGTCCTTATGAGCTTCATAATGAAGATGGTACAGCAAGAGGGACTGAAGTTGTGCTGATTATCCCCGGCGCCGGAGTGCTCGAAAATGAAAAATTTGATGAAGAAGTGTACAGTTAAGAAACTTTTTTTATATTTTTACCGTATCTATCTAAAGAAAATAGTCAAGATGAAAGCAAAATGGATATATGTTCTACTTGTATCAGGCATGTTCGGCATGTCTTCCTGCGAGAAGGAATATATGGGGCCTGTAGATAATTCAGGCGCTCCTCTCCAATTGCGTGGAGGAGAAGATGGTTCTGGGGCGACCGTTGGAGATAGTGGTGGAACAATTACCGATACCGGTCATGATTCCGACTATGATTCGAAATCCAACAAGAAGAAAAAAGCTACAGCACCGAATTAATCGGGCTTTAAATAATCGCGAAATGCCTCCCCCAAAGGGAGGCATTTTTTTTACATGTCTACTGAAGCTTAGAACCCCTGGATTTTTCCTATTTATTACATTTCTATCATTTATTTTTCGTACATTAATGGTAGCTCTAGTTGTAATTAAATAATTGATTTATAACGTGTAGTGCTTGTAATATTTAATGAAATATCTTCATATTTATTACTTTTCTACCGGTATTAGTCAGCAAATTAATTGGAATAATTAACATGTCTAACGTAGCATCAGACCATCTGCACCGGCTAATAAAGTCATTGTCGAAGCCGGAGAAGCGGTATTTCAAGATTTATAGCTCCAGACACACGTTGGGTGAGGTCAACAATTATCAGGTGTTGTTCGATGCCATTGATAAGATGCAGGAGTACGATGAGGAGGTGTTAAAACGAAAGTTTGCCGGACAAGCCATTCTCAATCAGTTCTCGATTGCTAAAAATAGATTATACGAACAGGTATTAAAGAGTCTCGATTCATTTCATGCCAACAGTTCTATCGATGCAGAATTAAAACGATTGATTCACTGTGCTGAAATTTTATACAAAAAAACACTCTATACGCAGAGTCAGAAATTATTAAGGAGCGCCCGAAAGCTTGCCGAAAAATACGATAAGCATAATGCGATGCTTGAAATATCTACCTGGGAAAAATTATTGATCGAAAAAGATAATTATACCGAGGTAGGGGATAAAGAACTTCAGGAAATTCTTGAATCCGATCGCTTAACCCTGTCCAAAATTTCGAACTATAACGAGTTCTGGAATATTAAAAGCAGATTGTTTTATATTTTAAACCGCAAAGGCAAAGCAAGGAGTCAAAATGAACTTTCCAGCTTTAAATCCATTATCGATAATGTATTATTAAAAAGTGAGGACGAAGCGCTTTTTCATGAAACAAAATACCTCTATCACCATATTTATTCGGCCTATTATTTCGGTATAGGCGATTACGAAAATTCATTTGTTCACCTGAAGAAAAATGTTGAGTTGATCGAACATTTTACCGAAAAATTTAAGGAAGAACCCAATGTGTATTTTTCCGTATTAACGAATCTTATTTATATCGCTAGTCGACTAAGAAAATTCAACGAGGTTTCTATTCACATCGAAAAATTGCGCTCATTGCCCGAGAAGCTGGCTTTACAGCGGAATGAAGATCTCGATATCAAATTATTTTCTTCTACCTATAGCATTGAATTAACGCTTTACATCACCACGGGTGATTTTGAAAAAGGACAACAACTCATTCCCGTTATTGAGCAGGGATTGAATTTGTATGGCGATAAAATAAATAATGTCAGAAAAGCCTATCTGTTGCTCAATATGGCGGTAGTAAATTTCGGTCAAAAAAACTATACCGAATCTTTACGATGGATCAATGAATTATTGAATAACATTAATATCGATAAAACGGAAGACATCCACTGTTTTGCGCAATTACTCAACATGGTAGTGC is part of the Flavobacteriales bacterium genome and encodes:
- a CDS encoding histidine kinase; its protein translation is MKIYSYILKSLMLSGFFILCLESFSQQYTFVNYSTEQGLAQSQVSAMVQDKRGYLWFATFGGLSRFDGLEFVNYTKNDGLVENQLYSVFLDSKNRIWIGAISAYSVYDGLNFTSKRFPESHSGFNIISICEDKSGKIWFALEGGGLACTNGERLDFYGLESGLDLNVRSVFCDASGQIYAGTRNGLYQFKGSRFEPVSFNGTTEYNISALAEDNNGKLWIGTYDEGVFHENDEGDFTNYTSFEGLINDGVRTIFVDKDQQVWFGTKGGVSKFNGRSFQNFGIQQGLINNNIKFIGQDSEGNIWFGTDGKGILKLSGEAFTTYTVADGLSSDFVMSITEAEDHALWFATYGEGVVRYADGVFSVYTDENGLANNTVWSCVRSGSKIWFGTSNGVSVFDGKKFTSYTTDDGLLSNKVTSLYADPQGRIWIGNRDGLSVFYNGEIKNYSDADGLVGGNIRGIFKDKSGMIWLGGASGLFSFNGEKFQQYRFDDSIPDNTVYCIISDQTANGLWVGTKYGLFHFTNGKFTNVSLGESVNANNINFLISEGEMIWVGTNSGIFQLNGRVFIEENKTVFRNFSRLEGVRGLESNMNAAFRDSRGMYWFGTDGGLVRYDPVKLNKNGNQIEPFIHITGVKLFFDEVDWKKYAKNFNSETGLAVDPIVPYNKNHFTFYFTGISHTNPQKVKYRFILEGFDQDWSPITDARSITYSNLPGGSYIFKVIACNDSGIWTSTPATFSFVITPPFWNTWWFFILIGLVILFSVYLVYRWRIAVIRRNNERDQLIYKSKLLSLEQQTLNASMNRHFIFNALNSIQYYINKQDKLEANRYLTSFAKLIRKNLDSSASGNLVTLSEELERLELYLSLENMRFKNKFYYELFLDENIDTEGVMIPPMLLQPYVENAIWHGILPMDHPGTIWIKIIPNDDRSIRITITDDGIGINTSLKSKEKHGADHISRGIQITSGRLSVLKKLTNENLRIDGPYELHNEDGTARGTEVVLIIPGAGVLENEKFDEEVYS